In Citrus sinensis cultivar Valencia sweet orange chromosome 4, DVS_A1.0, whole genome shotgun sequence, one DNA window encodes the following:
- the LOC102577941 gene encoding sucrose transporter 2 isoform X2: MISVAVIIIGFSADIGYILGDTKEHCSKFRGTRTRAAFVFVIGFWLLDLANNTVQGPARALLADLSGPDQRNSANAIFCSWMAVGNILGFSAGASGSWHRWFPFLTSRACCAACGNLKAAFLVAVVFLTLCALVTIYFADEVPLTVNQPNHLTDSAPLLDDPQRNAISKSKHDMPAAPNANGNKVESGHESDANLKHISKKAEDTNGSFNDGPGAVLVNLLTSLRHLPPAMHVVLIVMALTWLSWFPFFLFDTDWMGREVYHGDPKGNDHEVKFYDQGVREGAFGLLLNSVVLGVSSFLIEPMCRWIGSRLVWAISNFIVFACMATTAIISVISVREYSGGIEHGIGANQAIKVASLVVFTLLGFPLAITYSVPFAITAELTADSGGGQGLAIGVLNLAIVIPQMIVSLGAGPWDALFGGGNIPAFVLASLSALAGGVVATLKLPHLSSNSFRSSGFHFG; this comes from the exons ATGATTTCTGTTGCT GTGATAATTATCGGGTTTTCTGCAGACATTGGTTATATATTAGGCGATACAAAGGAGCACTGCAG CAAATTCAGAGGTACTCGAACAAGGGCAGCTTTTGTCTTTGTTATAGGGTTCTGGTTGCTGGATCTTGCAAACAATACAGTGCAA GGACCAGCTCGTGCCCTTTTGGCTGATCTATCAG GTCCTGATCAACGGAATTCAGCAAATGCTATATTCTGCTCGTGGATGGCTGTTGGAAACATCCTAGGGTTTTCTGCTGGTGCTAGTGGAAGTTGGCACAG ATGGTTTCCTTTCCTCACGAGTAGGGCATGTTGCGCAGCTTGTGGGAATCTCAAGGCAGCATTTCTTGTGGCAGTG GTGTTCCTGACGCTATGTGCTCTTGTGACCATATATTTTGCTGATGAGGTTCCACTAACTGTAAATCAGCCCAATCATTTGACAGATTCTGCTCCTTTGTTGGATGATCCTCAACGAAATGCCATTTCCAAATCAAAACATGATATGCCAGCTGCTCCTAATGCCAATGGTAATAAAGTTGAGAGTGGCCATGAAAGTGATGCCAATCTAAAGCATATCAGCAAAAAAGCTGAGGATACAAATGGGAGCTTCAATGATGGACCCGGAGCTGTATTAGTCAATTTATTAACCAGTTTAAGGCATTTACCCCCTGCAATGCATGTAGTGCTTATTGTTATGGCTCTTACATGG TTGTCCTGGTTccccttctttctttttgatacAGATTGGATGGGAAGAGAGGTTTATCATGGGGATCCAAAGGGGAATGATCATGAAGTAAAGTTTTACGATCAAGGTGTCAGAGAAGGTGCATTTGGTTTGCTATTGAATTCA GTTGTTCTTGGCGTCAGTTCTTTCTTAATTGAACCTATGTGTCGGTGGATAGGTTCAAGGCTTGTATGGGCAATCAGCAACTTTATTGTGTTTGCCTGTATGGCAACCACGGCTATCATTAGTGTGATATCTGTCAGAGAATATTCTGGAGGGATTGAACATGGAATTGGAGCGAATCAAGCAATCAAGGTGGCTTCCTTGGTTGTATTTACCCTGCTTGGTTTCCCTCTTGCT ATTACCTATAGTGTTCCCTTTGCTATCACAGCGGAGTTAACTGCTGATTCGGGTGGTGGCCAAG GATTGGCAATAGGAGTTCTGAATCTCGCAATTGTTATTCCACAG ATGATTGTATCACTTGGTGCGGGTCCATGGGATGCTCTATTTGGTGGAGGCAATATACCTGCATTCGTTTTGGCATCCTTATCTGCTCTTGCCGGTGGTGTTGTTGCAACTCTCAAGCTGCCACATCTTTCAAGCAATTCGTTCAGGTCATCTGGTTTTCAT
- the LOC102577941 gene encoding sucrose transporter 2 isoform X1: MHIKVRKKTAIYSCRMSDDFCCYIGYILGDTKEHCSKFRGTRTRAAFVFVIGFWLLDLANNTVQGPARALLADLSGPDQRNSANAIFCSWMAVGNILGFSAGASGSWHRWFPFLTSRACCAACGNLKAAFLVAVVFLTLCALVTIYFADEVPLTVNQPNHLTDSAPLLDDPQRNAISKSKHDMPAAPNANGNKVESGHESDANLKHISKKAEDTNGSFNDGPGAVLVNLLTSLRHLPPAMHVVLIVMALTWLSWFPFFLFDTDWMGREVYHGDPKGNDHEVKFYDQGVREGAFGLLLNSVVLGVSSFLIEPMCRWIGSRLVWAISNFIVFACMATTAIISVISVREYSGGIEHGIGANQAIKVASLVVFTLLGFPLAITYSVPFAITAELTADSGGGQGLAIGVLNLAIVIPQMIVSLGAGPWDALFGGGNIPAFVLASLSALAGGVVATLKLPHLSSNSFRSSGFHFG, encoded by the exons ATGCACATCAAAGTACGGAAGAAGACGGCCATTTATTCTTGCAGGATGTCTGATGATTTCTGTTGCT ACATTGGTTATATATTAGGCGATACAAAGGAGCACTGCAG CAAATTCAGAGGTACTCGAACAAGGGCAGCTTTTGTCTTTGTTATAGGGTTCTGGTTGCTGGATCTTGCAAACAATACAGTGCAA GGACCAGCTCGTGCCCTTTTGGCTGATCTATCAG GTCCTGATCAACGGAATTCAGCAAATGCTATATTCTGCTCGTGGATGGCTGTTGGAAACATCCTAGGGTTTTCTGCTGGTGCTAGTGGAAGTTGGCACAG ATGGTTTCCTTTCCTCACGAGTAGGGCATGTTGCGCAGCTTGTGGGAATCTCAAGGCAGCATTTCTTGTGGCAGTG GTGTTCCTGACGCTATGTGCTCTTGTGACCATATATTTTGCTGATGAGGTTCCACTAACTGTAAATCAGCCCAATCATTTGACAGATTCTGCTCCTTTGTTGGATGATCCTCAACGAAATGCCATTTCCAAATCAAAACATGATATGCCAGCTGCTCCTAATGCCAATGGTAATAAAGTTGAGAGTGGCCATGAAAGTGATGCCAATCTAAAGCATATCAGCAAAAAAGCTGAGGATACAAATGGGAGCTTCAATGATGGACCCGGAGCTGTATTAGTCAATTTATTAACCAGTTTAAGGCATTTACCCCCTGCAATGCATGTAGTGCTTATTGTTATGGCTCTTACATGG TTGTCCTGGTTccccttctttctttttgatacAGATTGGATGGGAAGAGAGGTTTATCATGGGGATCCAAAGGGGAATGATCATGAAGTAAAGTTTTACGATCAAGGTGTCAGAGAAGGTGCATTTGGTTTGCTATTGAATTCA GTTGTTCTTGGCGTCAGTTCTTTCTTAATTGAACCTATGTGTCGGTGGATAGGTTCAAGGCTTGTATGGGCAATCAGCAACTTTATTGTGTTTGCCTGTATGGCAACCACGGCTATCATTAGTGTGATATCTGTCAGAGAATATTCTGGAGGGATTGAACATGGAATTGGAGCGAATCAAGCAATCAAGGTGGCTTCCTTGGTTGTATTTACCCTGCTTGGTTTCCCTCTTGCT ATTACCTATAGTGTTCCCTTTGCTATCACAGCGGAGTTAACTGCTGATTCGGGTGGTGGCCAAG GATTGGCAATAGGAGTTCTGAATCTCGCAATTGTTATTCCACAG ATGATTGTATCACTTGGTGCGGGTCCATGGGATGCTCTATTTGGTGGAGGCAATATACCTGCATTCGTTTTGGCATCCTTATCTGCTCTTGCCGGTGGTGTTGTTGCAACTCTCAAGCTGCCACATCTTTCAAGCAATTCGTTCAGGTCATCTGGTTTTCAT